The sequence GACCTTATCCCGGGTACTACATCTCAATTTTTTCTGTGTCACTGTTGCCCAAACCTCGTAATATATCATTAAAGTAGCTAATGTTTTCTAACAAGACTCTGGGCCTGTTTGGATACAAGAGCTAATCACTAGGTAGCTAAAAATAGCTCTAGTGCATCCCAACAAAAGAGCTAATAGATGGACTATTTTTTTAGCCAAATCTTGAACTAGTTGTTAGCCAACTAGCTATCCAACCATAGGTAATTTGAGCTATTTTTATTTTTCAGCCCCAATTAGTGCGTGTATCCAAACAGTCCCTAAGCAAAGGATCTATGCGAATATAATATTAATGCACCATTTTATCAACAAAGTCCATTGCAAGCCACTGAAATATTTCCTTCAGGCCCCATTTATTTGTTTATTTTGTGATGTCTGCTCCTTCTAGAGATTCCACATGCGGAGAAAACATCCATAATGTTGTCTACGGTCTTTGCAGATTCGAAATGAGAAGGCCAGGAGATATTTGAGCTGCATGCGGAAAAAATATCCCGTGCCCTTTACTCATAAATTTCGACATGCTGATCCTTTGGCTCTTCGTCTTCTAGAGCGTTTGCTTGCATTTGATCCTAAAGACCGGCCTAGTGCAGAAGAGGTGAACTCAATTAAAatatgttttctttttctttcattAGATCTGCTTTCCATAAAAAGATGTCACACGTATATATATATGCATTTTTGACATTATATTATTATCTTATCGTACTTCAGGCTCTAGCTGATCCATACTTTGCATCCCTTGCTAATGTGGAACGTGAGCCATCAAGACACCCGATTTCTAAACTTGAGTTTGAATTTGAAAGAAAGAAGCTGGCCAAAGATGATGTTAGAGAACTGATCTATCGAGAGGTAATGAGCAATAGCTTCTAATCTATTTTCCTGTTTGTGTAAACAAGTGTAGTCACCGTGCTTGAGAATTATTATTATTTGTCTATAATACGCGAGCAGATTTTGGAGTATCATCCACAGATGCTGGAGGAGTACATGAAAGGCGGAGAACAGATTAGCTTCCTCTATCCAAGGTGCAGTGTTACATTATTTTTTTTTCCTCCTACGGTTTTACTGCCATACAATGGGAATAGTTAGCTTCAACATCAAACAAGGTTCACTACACACTTTGTGTTTTACTTGCATCCTACTCATTCTTTGTCGAGTCGCTTGTCATTCAGTATGACCGAATAGATCAAATCTTCCTACCTACTGTACATTTCCTCACTTTTTTTTTTGCCAGGAACATAGTTTCCCACACACCAAAAAAAAGCACATAGgaaacaataatcacccatttaAAAAAAAACAAGGGTGAAATGCTGTTTTTATTCCTGTTGCAAGGAGTTGCTGGATTTGATGAAGCATGTATCTAGTGTTCTTCTTTTGTCTACTAGGATGGATTTGATGAAGCATGTATCTAGTATTCTTCTTTTGTCTACTAGGATTGGTATGGTTGCTAACACTACTACCTTTGCTGCAGCGGAGTCGACCGCTTCAAACTGCAGTTCGCTCATCTTGAGGAGCATTACAGCAAAGGAGAAAGAGGTTCCCCACTGCAAAGAAAGCATGCTTCCTTACCAAGGTACATGATTCAGGAGCGCAGAACCCGTTGCCTTGATCTCTCTCTCGGTCGTGCTAAATCCTGCGTGTCTCTGTGTATGGCAGGGAAAGAGTGGTTGTATCCAAGGATGGCAATACTGAACAACAAATTAATGACCAGGAGAGAAGCGCAGATTCTGTTGCCCGCACTACCGTGAGCCCTCCAAGGTCAGAGGATGCTGACATGGATGATGTGAAACCCACAAGCTTAAGCTCTCGGAGCTACCTGAAGAGTGCAAGCATAAGCGCTTCCAAGTGCGTCGTTGTCAGAAATAAACACCCAGAGCCAGAGGTAATGCTGAACTGCCTGAATTCAACTCGTGGCAAGTAGGCAGGGTGGCACAACTTGTGCACTACCAATGTCGTCGTCGTTGTCTTCTTGTTTTTTTTTGATGGCATGCACACTGTCAACATCAAGAAAAAGGATGTGCCAAAGGACATCTAAGATTGATCTGTTGCATGCAAGTTGTACCTTTTCCTTTGTTCACCTTATTTAGAGATTAGGTAGTGCATCTGTCACTCATGTTTGGTTTCTCTGCTAGGATGATGGAATACCTGAGGAGATGGAAGGCACCGTCGATGGATTGTCTGAAAAGGTCTCCAGGATGCACTCCTAAGGCAGGACTGTCCATGGCGACAGCAATCTCGACACAAGATTTCTGTCTGGTGCACTGTAATGCCGACGACACACTGTTTGGATCTTGTGTACACCCACAGCTAGTTCAACTAAGATGTAGCACTAGTTCGTCCATGGAGGAAGCAGAATGGACGATGAAGTGTGGTCAGCCTGTCGACCATGAGGTGTTTTCTTCCAATGGAGTCTAGGGTATGTTTGAGTTCTACAACGGCTTGTGCCGTACGAAGTGTCAGCAGTGTACGAGGAGGAGGATATCGTTGTCAGTACACATTTTGCCTGTCTAGAAAATTATGAGTACTTTCTCCGATCACAAGTACATGTACATCCATGTTTGTCTTAAGATAAAAAAAGAAAATTCACAAATACTAGTCAGTCGTGGTCGCAATCAAACTTAGAAGCACCTTCAGAAAGGGCTTACTCTCCCAGCAAGCTTCAGCATGAACTCGGGTACAAGGCGCCTTGCAACAGGCACAACGACGAGGTGCTGGGCAGCAGCGTCTGGATCCTCACTGTGTATCACACGGGCGATCTCTTCCAGCATTTTATCTCTGCCGCCCCGAAGAGGATCCTGCGCACAACATTAATTAGTTGCTGCAAAAACAGTGACGAAAGCAACTTACAATCACTTGGGGCCaagaaaaaggaagggtcctccacAAAGCAAGACTGTGCTGAGTTCAAAATTACCATTACTATCGATTTTGAAAATAAAGAAAACCCGAATAGCACTTCTGCACGATGGCTACCTGAAGGAACAAATCAGTATGCGTCTTCCCTTCGTACAGAAATAGATCTGCCCTTGCGCCTTGCTGTTGTAAAGCATCAGCAAATGCTTGGCTGCATTTTTGAATTAAAAATCAAATTAATACAGCGTACCTTATGACAAAAGGTTTACATATTGAAGTGATTCCAAACAATGGATTTGAAAAGGACAGCTTTAAAAGTGGGATAAACATAAGAAGCAAGAGTTAACTAGTTAACTGTCCTCTACCTCTACTGCTTGCACACACAAATGTccccttttattttattttatttaatatCCTAACAGTACCTTAACCGTGTAAAACAGAAACAAAATGGATCTACAATACACAATGTTAAATAAATGTAAACTTTGTGACACACCTTTCAGCTGGAGGTATTGAATAATCACTTGTTCCGTGGAAAAGGATGATGCGAGGCAATAAAGAAACTGCAGACCTAGCAGATGACTCCAtaatcatcatttgtggagagaaTTTCTGGAGTGATACTTCACCTTCCATGATACTGCAAGGATATGATCAAAATGAAGTCATAATACACTCACAGGATCACGATTTTATTACAAGACATGAACAAATACTAACAGTGAACCTGAGAAAGATAGACCGGTAAAGGCCACGTCTATGAAAATGATCAACCAAGTTAAGGAGGTTGTACCTGTAAAGATCATACACAAAAAGTTGAAGCCCGTTTCACCAACTGATTCATTTTTTGTCTGTACAGAACACTGTCTTCTATTCAATCTAATGAGCGGCACATGAATAAATGCTAAAGTACAGTGCTTAAAGGTCCATAATTTATAGCATTGTATAAAAGGATCTTATAAGTTGTCATCCCACTCACTACTGAAAAGGCTAAATTCATCAACTGAATGTAGAGTAGTCATATAGTCTCTCCACTTCACAATGACATATAGATTACAGCTAGAAACCTACTCTAATTGGCAGGGCTGCAAATATTAGAAAAATCTACTGATGTAACAGATCTACTATTGAGGCACTTGGGAGAAGGATTGGAGGTACAATTAGGGGAATTAGGGAGATTAAAGGGAGGGGGCAGCAGCAGGGGGAGGCTGTCATGGTGGGTGGTGTGGCCGTCGGGGCTTGAGAGAGAAGAGGGGAGAGAGGTTGAAGGTTTCCTCTAGATTATTCTTGCTTAATCTCAACACACATACATCTTCCGTTATACTTATAGGGAGGATCCAACCTGACTCGACTTGACTTACAAGCAATCCTATCTCCTGGACTTTCCCTAATCCTAGACCTAGATGGGTTTTATGCTGATCTATTGTACCCATGAGCCATGGGTATGGTTCAGGGTTCACATTAGGCCTGGTCCGTTTTGGGCCCAACACCTCAGTGACCCACCAATGCTATTTAGACCCGTGACAACTGACACTATGCACAAATTCAAATAGAAATAGCATTTTTTTTGTTCTGTAAGCTATATAATATTAAGAGACATGAATGTTTTACCCGCCAGAAATACCAAAGTAAGCTTTTAGCTGTGATACACTCCAAGAGGAAGTATCTCCTTCACCGGATTCTCTAATGGCCTGATTTAAGAGAGCACAAGCAGCAATATGTGCACCAGCTGATTGTCCAACAAGATATATCCTGCATATGTAAGAACAAGTACTTTAAATATATCATCTCAGAACAGAGGTATTTTGCATTCAGTTTTTTTTATACACTGCATGTTTCTTTTAGGAACATAAATATTTTGGAAAAAAAGCAAGAGCCAAGAACTATTTCAGTTTTTTATTGTAAGCAAATATGCACACAAGGATAGGCTATAAACCTGCTAGGATCACCTCCATAACTTGTTATATTCTTGCAGACAAAAGCTATTCCTTGAGAAGCATCTTCTACCATGTCACCAATAGTCCCTTGAGGAAAGTTTCTGAAAACAAAGCATTTACATCCTCAGTGACAATGGCCTGAATGATTATGCTGCTTTGCATAATTGGAAATACATTCAGAGTACCTGTAATCAATGCATGCAACTATGATGCCCCTTTCTGCTAAGCGTCTGCCTAAAAGGGCTCCCCACCCTTTGTAACTGAGAAATATACAATTTGATATGCAGAGTCATTGAGTCAAGGCAGAATCAGACTTTGCAATAGCAAGAATATCAAAAAATGGTTAGGGGTTCAAGATAGTACATACTTCCACTCACCCTATGATCCACGCTCCACCAGTCACAAACGCAACGACCGGCTTTAACCCTGTTGTACTAGTGGGCATATACAGGTCCAATCTGCAATAAAACTTAATTGCATGGTTTATCAAGCAGAAATATTAGTTAATGGTAGTAGAATCAAATAAAGTACctgtttcttggctgatctccatatACAACACTTCTATGAACTTGGCTAGAGAAGAAATAATAATATACAACTGGAGTAGAGCAAAATCCATTAAGGTAGTAGCACAGTCAGGTGCAGTGTATGAGTACAATTCTAAGCAGATAAGAAAACAATGGCAAATCTGGAGCAACGCCAACCTTGAATAAAACCTGGCATCAGCAAGAGGGTATAACAGCAGAGGGCTAGGAACTGCCGAATCCATCTGTAGCCTATCCTGCATAAATTTAACAAGTTATTACAATAAACTGACCAAAAGCATGTAGTCTCGTACAAGGCCGTCTGAACACGCTTCCAATCAACTTATATCTAGAATATATCACTTAGATTGATGATAAATATGGAAGGTCACACAAATTGTCCCGTTTTTTTTTCAACACATACATTCTTTCTGCGCATACAAATTTGCAAATGACATTGAGCACGTAGGTGTACCAGGAGAGCAAGCAATGCACAGGCGAAACTGTCCAAGTCCAAGTAGAGGTTGCAGTACACTAGTTTCAGAGCAGCGGAGTTGATGCGTACCCGAGGTAGCGGAGGAGGATCAGGGTGAGCCTCGTGAGGAGGAAGGTCTCGGCGGCGGCCCGGCCGACTTCGCGGCGGAAGGAGCCGCTGCGCTGCGCGAACCGCCCGCACGCCGCCCGGCGCCGCACGCCCGCGTCGGGGAGGAGCGGCGCATCCTCCGCCGGGGGCGACGCAGAAGCGGCTTCAGGGGACGGCGGCAGGGGCGTGCTCGTCTGGGAGGTCTGCGCGGCGAGCTCCACCTTCATCGGGGCGACGCGAGACTCCCGAGGCGGGGGCTTCTCCGTGGTGCGGATCGGAACCGGTTCAAAGCTGGGAGAGCGACGGCTTCTTGTGGCCAGGCAGCAGCTCCGGCGGCCACCGAGGCGGAACCGCGCTGCGGCCCGCGGAGAGGCCTCGGCGAGCGAGAGCACGGAGGCGTACGGCGGGTCCGGTGCTCCGTCCGGCGGATGGCGGCCAGGAAGATGTGATTCTGTGACCGGGACGCTGACACGTAGACCCCGCATGTCCCGAGCCCACATGTCAACCTCTTATTAGTATTTTTTTTATTATAACGTCGACTTGTCCCGTTCTTTTTTTTATTCGCGGCCGGCCCATGTGACGTCCGATCACGTCTATCCGGCCCATATCCGGTTTGAAACGCGAGAATTTTTTTACCTTATGTTTTTGTGAAATTCCAGAAATTCTGATATCCATACAAAATTACTGTGTTCTCTAGCGGTCCTAAACGACTCTTGGGCTACACATACCTCTCAGTTGGATTGGAGCACAAGATCCACGGTCCACCTGCCGAGCTCGCCAATTATACTGGGCCGACCTTCCATGCATTGGGCTTTTCTGTCAGCCCATCTACCGCAATTCGTTCAGACGTTCACGGCCCATCCTGGTGTCCGTCCTCTTCCAGGGGGAGAAATTCCGGGGAGACGGGAGCGGCGAGGTTGGCGCGCGCCGATACGGCGGCGGAATTCCGGCGACCGGCTCAACGAtccatagctttctttttgtaatCTGCTCCGCCAGCCGAAGCACCGGGCGTTGTCGCTCAACCTAACCATGGCGTCAACCTCCTCTCCCCACCGGAAGTTGCTCCACTCCGTAAACCTCTCTCTGCCCCGCACCCGATAAACCCCTCCCATTTCCGATCTCAATTCCAAACTACACCTCCTAACAGAATTTTCCGCGCCTCTGTTTCAGCTGGTGTACTGGGCGGTGCAGCGCTGCCGGATGTCGGAGTTGCCGTGCCGGCTCACGGTCTCCCTCAAGCGCCCCGCCGAACCCGCCAGCTCCCCGCCGCTGCGCGTCTCCGGTAACAAAGTCTGCGGCGGCGTTCCATCCTTAATTCCGATTATTACGTTGCCGTGTAACATTAGTTTAACGCAAACATTTGGTGGACTATCGCAGTTTCGGACACGGGGGTGGGGAGCAAACTGGAGGAGTTCCTGGAGCTCGACGCCCTGGCGCGTGAGATTCCCGTAGAGAGATGGGGTATGTGATCACTGTGATGCTCACCTGCTCGTCCAGATCAATGCGATTAGTGATTACGACTTGACATTCGTTTATAATAATGTTAATACATCCAGAATTAAAGATTGTTCGATGGTAAGGTGGTCAAATGTTCTTTACTTACACTGTCCTTAACGGCCATAGTTTTAAATGAATCTTCAGATGGAGTACCAACTTTTGAGTGACAACTGACAATGACTTGGACAACAGAAATGGAGTAATTCTTGTTTTTCGTTCATCTTCCTTTGTCTTATGTGGTTTCTATCTGCTTTGCAGATGGCACACTCTTAGTCACAACTACTGGTATGTTTTCTGTTTCACTGCACGATGTAGTTCAGTGTTCTGTTTGTGTTATGAATATCGGTTGATGCGAAGTACTGTACTAGGAGTTCATTAATTCTACATATTCTAAATTGGTTGGTTGGTTGTGCTGGTCCAACAGAGCAGGTTGGTATCTTGAGAATTCACCTGACAAAAAAAATGATAAACTTGGTAGCAATGGTAAGAAACAGATAAATGGAATCCTAATAAAGATGGGAGCATTCGGTGGTCAGACTCTCACCGCGATTCACTGAAATTTTCTCATATCTTGATTTCCTCACTACTTTCATTTGTTATTCATGCTTTTTTCTTCTCCTTATATGTTTTCTTCTTTTGTGATGTAGTTTTCGTTACAGTTTGTCATAATATGCAAGTTCTAAACCTAAAAACACACATGATTATATAGTAGAAGAGTACATCAAAGTTTTCTTCTACCTACGTATATCTATTTAGATGACGGAATTATTAGCACACTTCTTGGGTGTACAAATCAGTACCAAAAGGCAAAAAATATCTGAGAAGGCTGTTTTTGTTTCATTTGTGATATTGTGAGTGCAGTCATTGATGATTTCTTGCCCATTATTCAGGAATCAATGATGAAGCCATTTATCGTTATCAAATTAATCTTCAAGAAGAGACATCAAGTGCAAGATTTAGCAAGTTGGCTACCGCATACAAAAATCATGCACGATTCAGGTACGCTGTCTGTTTTTAGTTTGATGTGACTAATGAATACCTTGATTGATTAAATTGTGGATATGTTTCTCAACACAGTGGAACTGAAGTCTGCCTTTGTCTCTCAAATGATGCTGATGTTGATGATTTTGTATTATGGTTGGTTTGTTTCTTCAAAAAGGTGATTTCTCAACATATAATTATTAGAATCCTAATAATGATCTTATGGTAGGGTATTTGTAGAATATATTGGCAAAGACGGTAGAATTAAGTGTCAATTTTGCGCAGCTAAGTATGTCACTTTTGTGTTGTTGGCTCCATTATGTCTGAGCTGATATTTTTTTCTTAACCTGTGCAGATACAAGTGCTAAGAGCAGCAGTAAGTATATCTGAACTGTTATCTTTCCTCAAGTTGGAAGTGTAGTATTTCACACTTTCATTTTCAATGCTCCTTTGCAGCTTAAATGGCTTATTTCTACTCTTATGCAATCTCAGATTTACTTATCCTTAATTTCTTCAGTTTGATTAACAAAGCTGTTTGATGTGTattatcttatgtttttctttctAATTCAAAGGGTTAAGTTAGTTTAGTTGCCTTTTAGCATATTCATCTTAATTTGCCTTTGTATTGTTTAATCAAACAATAGTAAATTTAATGCCATCCAGATCTTAAAAATTTCAAACACACCGGTTGCATTATACCTATTCACTTCATGAGGCTTAGTTTTATTGTAGTTCTTTACATGTTTGTACTTTTAGGTATGATTCATTCTTTTTTGGTAATAAGTAGGATATGAAGCATACGTTTTAATATATTTGTGTGGGTATGGCTTTGTTTGACTGAAACAAACTGATGTCCAAATTTGCTTATGTCAATGTTTATTATAAAAACTCGACCTGCGGAGGGTAAGACTGCCCCACGGCATTACAATTAAGAAGACTTCATGCAGATCGAGAAAACCCCAAACCTCCGTCCCACCATATACAACGGTaccgtagcccatgtgagaacggtCGCGGCCAGGGCTAGACCTTAGACTTGTGCgttggcgtgggacagacgagaGGATTTTTTAATCCTAGCTTGAAATTCGCTTAGTCGAACTCATGACCTGAAGAGTGCTACTCATACCACCTAACCAattcagctagaggccctttcgcgtcAATGTTTATTATGATGGATTGGAAAAAAACAACAACATGATTCTAGAAGTTGAAACCTCCTAGATAAGAACATGAATACATTTAGAATGCAACATATATTTGATATTGTCAATGGCTGGAGATAGTTGATTAGAAGTGCATTGGCTACGGATATATTGGTAACAAGTATCTTGGAAAAAAGGTTATCAATAAACTAAATAGGTGTATATATGTCCTTGAGCTGATTAACTGAAACAAAAAAACATAACAGGTCTAAAAGTGATTACCATTTTTCAGCTGTCGGTCACTTGTGGTGTGACCGTCCGAGTGTGACATTTAACTTGAATTGGTTGTGGAATATTTTCAGTTTCGATTGTTGAGTATCAAGGACGCATGTACCTTGAGAATCTCTGTTTTGCCTCTTTTTCCTTAAGCTGACAACTTAAGTTCCTGTTTGGCTGTTTATTTTGTACTTAGAATTTAGCATGTGAGCTCTTTGTTGAGCAAACAGGCAACACTGGTTCCAGAAATGTCTGTCTACCACAAGATTCTGATGATGTGCATCATTCTGTTACGGCATCAAGTATTGACCAGCTAGTTTCTGGTCTTAAAGACTACTCACTCTCCCATGTAAATTCTTGCGACAAGTGTGGCATGTGCTTATTTGATAGGTAAAAAAACCTTTCCATCATGACTGTCTTACATATTTTTCTCATACTACTATGCTGCTAAGATAATTTTACTGAATTTGCTAATATATGCTCCAAAATTTTCATGCTGAAGTCACCCTTATTCTTACCTGGGGGCATCTAGGTAGGGGTTGTGCTTTTTGATTTGCTTGTGTCCCTTTTCTGAGCTTACCAATATTCTGTTTATAATTACTTCTAGTCTTTACTCAAAATGAGATGTTTTAAAAACCAAATCATAT is a genomic window of Zea mays cultivar B73 chromosome 5, Zm-B73-REFERENCE-NAM-5.0, whole genome shotgun sequence containing:
- the LOC100280207 gene encoding Probable isoprenylcysteine alpha-carbonyl methylesterase ICMEL1, encoding MKVELAAQTSQTSTPLPPSPEAASASPPAEDAPLLPDAGVRRRAACGRFAQRSGSFRREVGRAAAETFLLTRLTLILLRYLGIGYRWIRQFLALCCYTLLLMPGFIQVVYYYFFSSQVHRSVVYGDQPRNRLDLYMPTSTTGLKPVVAFVTGGAWIIGYKGWGALLGRRLAERGIIVACIDYRNFPQGTIGDMVEDASQGIAFVCKNITSYGGDPSRIYLVGQSAGAHIAACALLNQAIRESGEGDTSSWSVSQLKAYFGISGGYNLLNLVDHFHRRGLYRSIFLSIMEGEVSLQKFSPQMMIMESSARSAVSLLPRIILFHGTSDYSIPPAESQAFADALQQQGARADLFLYEGKTHTDLFLQDPLRGGRDKMLEEIARVIHSEDPDAAAQHLVVVPVARRLVPEFMLKLAGRVSPF
- the LOC100280207 gene encoding probable isoprenylcysteine alpha-carbonyl methylesterase ICMEL1 isoform X1, whose protein sequence is MWARDMRGLRVSVPVTESHLPGRHPPDGAPDPPYASVLSLAEASPRAAARFRLGGRRSCCLATRSRRSPSFEPVPIRTTEKPPPRESRVAPMKVELAAQTSQTSTPLPPSPEAASASPPAEDAPLLPDAGVRRRAACGRFAQRSGSFRREVGRAAAETFLLTRLTLILLRYLGIGYRWIRQFLALCCYTLLLMPGFIQVVYYYFFSSQVHRSVVYGDQPRNRLDLYMPTSTTGLKPVVAFVTGGAWIIGYKGWGALLGRRLAERGIIVACIDYRNFPQGTIGDMVEDASQGIAFVCKNITSYGGDPSRIYLVGQSAGAHIAACALLNQAIRESGEGDTSSWSVSQLKAYFGISGGYNLLNLVDHFHRRGLYRSIFLSIMEGEVSLQKFSPQMMIMESSARSAVSLLPRIILFHGTSDYSIPPAESQAFADALQQQGARADLFLYEGKTHTDLFLQSCFVEDPSFFLAPSDCKLLSSLFLQQLINVVRRILFGAAEIKCWKRSPV